attaggatggcagtgcgaacagttatctagaatccccagacattgaagcatgggaagtaaaaaaaaaaaattatgatttggcataatattttgcttaattgatatgtatgtgtataattggatataattgaaataattgaattgtgttttaattggaaaatttaataaaaagtattttaaaaaaagaaaaaaaagaaaacaggttgGTGGTAGCTAGGAGCTGGTATTCCTCCCCAGTCAGTTAGGTATACAAAATACACAGGCCCTGccttgcccattgactctagtggcacGTTGcgccacggcgcctgggcgatcagggggcgctgaggggcgctgaggggtgccccagcaagtgggggatctgcgcggtggcctcccttttccctccaccagctgcgccgggagagcagggagataAGCGAGCAgaaacaggggcactaggaccctgttccgctctgcagcaccagggccatccctcaccccggcgctgcgtttcattggtagaggcgacgccacatggcagcacctctaccaatgaaacacagtgcCCTGTTGGCAGGAAGGAACGCAGCCCTTGTTGGCACAAGGAAACGGCCTtggacccagcaagcgccggAGTCGCAGGAGGCGGCCGGGAAGGCCCCGGCACGgcgcggcctgcccaggcaccccggcccgctgggagaagggaggaaggctccgCGGAGCAGCGGCGCTCCCTCCCCTAATCAATCCGGCATCGGACAGGCGGGCGGCCTCCAGCACAGCGTGGCCCCACTGTGAGGTGAAGGGGCCGCCATGAGGCTCCCCCCGCTCCCACTGCctggcacgccaggtaagagctttcctttttaaaaagagggggcggcgcctgagggatccctgcaccagggcgcccgatgaccttaagacggccctgtacagAGCTGGTTATCACAGCAACGGATACTGTTGTAGGAATGCAGTTCTGCTCCCGGCCTTCCAAATTTCCTGCACCCCCTTTCTAGGCTAAAATGATTCAAATGAGCAAAAGACAGACCtacagagagggaaagaaaagcaggGATAGATTGTACATGGTTGTTTtccgtatttatttattaagggttttcttggtttacaaagatgtgtgcaatgtctctcttagcatttttacgaatcagtttcatttgtcgaGACATTGGTGAGCCTTTTTGTGTGTTTAGacttttaaacctcccccttaaataaattcagacaagactcaaattttggtttggtttttggcagaatttaggccacaactttattgattacagcaagtgagtggttgcataggctctggttcgactagctccttgcaccgttgcaggtagagctgatccagggcaccagcataggtcagcctagggtgaacacccagataggcggaaagccaggaacaggctatgtccaccacccagatgtccccctggactcaggcacaggcacaaccccctcacagggttgaccaaaccatagagtccctggattcctttaacggaatacccttcacatagggatggtgagagtgttctcccatccctatcacctgaaccagagcctatccgcaaccttacaagttgtgacgatttgctacgcggcaggcgaaacccaaatggcaccagccaatctgccaagtggggaaaattcctgccgtgcccctgtcccaacgacacacGATGGtgtagcaaggtcaagcgcacaagccctaaaagtagggagaggtgggcaggtgttccgatgcacgcaccgaaagaggaagctctgggtcatgtgtataggtatatataggtccctcgatctgtttagcctgtgtcccattggcctgattaaaccctgcatcgagggacctaccaatcatacccacccacaacacagggttttgttgccaggtctcactgcaacacatgccctctttgagggaggacccgatttaccaTCAAACAGGAAGTTGGTCGACTACTTCCCCTCACATAACATTGTCCAACAGGCTGCCCACATGCTCCATCCTCATGTCATGATTGCAAAATACTTCCACAAACCCAAATTCGGCAACAGCTACATGGAACCTCTTCACAAAACAATAAATCCCACATAAACCATGTGTGATCCTGCACGAAACAGTAAAAGTGCGCAGATTCCTAATAATAGGACACTCCATCAGCAAAAGGATTTCTTCTTGTGCAACAGGAaattctccccctttcctcccctcatGCATCCCTCACTCTGTTACAGGGGTTCTGTCCAACACTCTGGAGATTTCAGCAGGGCATGGGGTGCAcatcctggggagggggggtcccaTTGTGCAAGAGGAGTTATTAtcattatacagtcgtaccttgggagAGTCAAATagaatcctttccggaagtccgtttgacttccaaaacgttcggaaaccaaagcgcggcaactgattggctgcaggaaggtcctgtagccaatcagaagccacgtaaGCCACGTTAGACGTTTAACTTCTAAAAATAGTTCGCaaatcggaacactcacttccaggtttgcggcgttcgggagacaaaacgtttgagaactaagctgttcgaaaaccaaggtacgactgtaattgtttttatatttatcaGTTGCTTCCTATGAGACATCTTTAAGTGATTTCACAATGcaattaaaacatatataaaatgattgcatatataaaaatgaacactattacaaaatgcaaaaaaagttgAAAGAAGTGCATGCAGAAAAGCAACAGTTCAAATTTCAATCCAGATACCTACTtggattgtgttttttttaaaaaaaatctccataataataattctcaATGTTAGTATGCCACATTCTACCTGTTGAAAGCACATTGTGTAAATAATCTCAGAAAGGCTGAACGAAACCTGAGTGCCTGGCAATCCAGAACCTTACTAGCATGCAGAAATATTTACAACCGTGCTAAAAGACTTGTTGCCTGGCTCCATAAGAAGATAAGCCTTCCTCTGAAGCCAGAATAGGGAAGAAAGGCTAACAGCCTcttgggattttgtgtgtgtgtgtgtgtgtgtgcatgtgtgcgcacGCGCATGCATGCTTTGCAGGCAGATTGGCTGGGGTTCAATGCTGTGTGGGGTGGGACACCTGCCTTACCTCCTGACTCGTCCATCTTTGTTCTTCTAGCTTCCCAGGCTCAACAACCCCTCGTGGTCTCCCAGCCCAGCTCAGCAGAGGGCACTGAAGGCGGTTCCGTCACCTTGCACTGTTCCTACAAGTCCACCTCAGAGCCCAAGGTTGGGAGCTTCCGGTGGGTGAAGGAGCCAGGGGTGGAGGTCAGAAAGACCACCCGGGAATTCATGGGAAGGGTGAGTCCGACCTCGGAGCAGGGCTTCCTCTTGGAGAGCAGAGCTGACATAGAGATACGGGATCTGAGACATTACGACTCTGGGGTGTACCGATGCGTGGTGAAGATCCCTGGATTCCAGGAGACATCGGGGAACGGGACTGAGCTTCGTGTGGTTAAAGAAGACCTAAAAGGTAAGTTGATGGGAAATCTAGGAGGCCTGGCTGTTGTATGGGTGTAGGAAGTATTGCCCAATTCAGGCTCCCAATCTGGTGCCCCAGATCAAGCTGACCTGAATAGCTTTTGATAGTCTGTAAGTTCTGAGAACCGGCAGCaaaagtggataataataataataataataataataataataataataataataataataataccccacccatctggctgggtttccccagccactctgaatggctcccaacagagtatcaaaaacacgataaataatcaaacattaaaaacttccctaaacagggttgctttcagaggtcttctaaaagccagatagttgtttatttccttgacatctggtgggagggcgttccacagggcgggcgccactaccgagaaggccctctgcctggtttcctgtaacctcatttttcgcagggagggaactggttctctgtaacttggcttctcacagtgagggaaccaccagaaggcccttggtgctggacctcagtgtccaggctggacgatgggggtggagacgctccttcaggtatactggaccgaggccatttagggctttaaaggtcagcaccaacactttgaattgtgcttggaaatgtactgtgagccaatgtaggtctttcaagactggccactcccagtcaccagtctagctgccgcattctggattagttgtagtttccgggtcaccttcaaaggtagccccacgtagagcgcattgcagtaatccaagcgagagataactagagcatgcaccactctggcgagacagtctgtgggcaggtagggtctcagcctgtgtaccagatggagctgatagacagctgccctggacacagaattgacctgcgcctccatggacagctgtgagtccaaaatgactcccaggctgcgcacctggtccttcaggggcacaattaccccattcaggaccagggagtcctccacacctgcccgcctcctgtcccccacaaacagtacttcttaATCTATTCTCCTGTGTTTGGAATCTTCCAGGATCTAATTCTGCACCACAAGGGGACACCATGGTACTCATATGGCTTCTCCTGCGTGCTGTCCTCTGTACCTTTGGAATTACGACCACTGCTTTGGTGACACGTCTTTATTATGGGAAGAGATGTGAGTAACCCTCAGAGTAACCCTCTGCAGAAACAAAACTGGCATTTTCTGGACCATATACAGagtcaggaggggaaaggggcagaaGATTGCCATGGCCGGGAAAGTGTGGTCCCCCCAAACAGACCCAATTCAGGCCCCCAATCTGATGTGGCAGATCGAGGTGACCTGAGTGGTCTAGCCAGCCTACCCTGCCTCAGTCCTAAATCCATTCAGGGGAAGGCCAGTGCTTAATTAGGGTTTTTCAAAAACCCCAATTAAACATGCAAGCAGGAAGAGgacaagacatagctgccaagtctcccgttttccctgggaaacccccgtttttacttacctttccccggtggtcccccgtatcacttcgtctcccatttttctccgttattttctcctgccggtggcaggatttgcccttctatgggcacaaaaaatgggtgccgccggcttcaaaagtcgcatctacgcatggccggaagtgcgtagatgcgacttccggtttcggcggtggccattttggtgcccatagatgggcggggcgacaccggaagttgcgtcaacgcacttccggtcatgcgtagaagctacttttgaagccggcgacggccatttttggtgcccatagaagggcaaagcgacaccggaagttatgtcgacgcaacttccggggtcacacggctgccggtcctggattctgcagtctgggacttggaaggtaagggacaagaggaaaaggaaatgtgCCCCTTCCATGACCGAGAGCAGCGCGTCCAATCCTACTTAGCATGCTTAGCAAGAGCATTCACTGTCAGGATCTGCTTGAGAAGCAGCACCCTGCAGAATTCAGTCTTGAGGGGCAGAGCCAGCTTAGgacattttagcacctgaggcaaaTCACAAAATGGCACGCCCCTTCTGGTCAGGCAAGAAGGGTTGACTGAAGACCTTCATTAGGAACAAGAAGAGGGCAATAAATATCAACATTGGTAtcttctgcccctgtggatcttgctgcctgaggcagttccctcaccttgtctcatgggtgggccggcactGGTGAGTGGTACTGCTTCACAACCAGCTGGGCAATAAAAGGCTATGTAGTACTAACTCAGGCCGGGCCAGGCAACTAAGCCAGGTTGTGGCAGGGCAGCTCTGAGGGAGAGAGGACTGCTCTGTAGGCCTCGG
Above is a window of Zootoca vivipara chromosome 2, rZooViv1.1, whole genome shotgun sequence DNA encoding:
- the LOC118076137 gene encoding natural cytotoxicity triggering receptor 3-like, with the protein product MGPMDLKAIHLMLTLITASQAQQPLVVSQPSSAEGTEGGSVTLHCSYKSTSEPKVGSFRWVKEPGVEVRKTTREFMGRVSPTSEQGFLLESRADIEIRDLRHYDSGVYRCVVKIPGFQETSGNGTELRVVKEDLKGSNSAPQGDTMVLIWLLLRAVLCTFGITTTALVTRLYYGKRSPQKRPLHHRENEYKATSRN